In Oreochromis aureus strain Israel breed Guangdong linkage group 20, ZZ_aureus, whole genome shotgun sequence, the following are encoded in one genomic region:
- the LOC116312536 gene encoding deoxynucleoside triphosphate triphosphohydrolase SAMHD1-like isoform X2 has product MAKVFNDPIHGHIELPPLLVKIIDTPQFQRLRNIKQLGGGYFVFPGASHNRFEHSIGVGYLAGELAKALKVKQPELNISDRDVLCVQIAGLCHDLGHGPFSHLFDGMFNPEADPLTKDWKHEDASLQMFDHLVKANSLAQEMERYGLILPTDLTFIKEMIKPLKSDDAEWLREGERHENKSFLYEIVSNKQNGIDVDKFDYFARDCHHLGIRNNFDHQRFIMFARVCDVNGRKHICSRDKEVANLYDMFHTRNSLHRRAYQHRVTKSVEIMIKDALLKADHHILTKGSGGTTLCLSKAKTDMEAYTKLTDQVIEKILHPCSSSNEPTPPPLEEAREILERIMSRDLYQFVGETKLKKEDQEEIKKMKDSLENELVKVIRKDNFEITVVTLDYGMKNKDPINTTYFYTKANPTEAFKIPREQVSKLLPVCFAEKILRVYCKNSASLRDAKFCFQSWCHENDFVTEDRDRATP; this is encoded by the exons GTGTTTAATGATCCCATCCATGGCCACATCGAGTTACCTCCACTTCTTGTCAAGATCATAGACACCCCTCAGTTTCAGAGACTACGAAATATCAAGCAGCTTGGGGGcggttattttgtttttccaggaGCATCCCACAACCGCTTTGAACACTCTATTGG GGTGGGATACTTAGCAGGAGAGCTTGCTAAAGCCCTCAAGGTGAAGCAGCCAGAACTTAACATCAGTGATCGAGATGTCCTCTGTGTGCAAATTGCAGGTCTCTGCCATGACCTGG GACACGGGCCCTTCTCTCATCTGTTTGATGGTATGTTCAATCCTGAAGCGGACCCACTAACTAAAGACTGGAAG CATGAGGATGCCTCTTTACAGATGTTTGATCACCTGGTGAAAGCGAATAGTCTGGCACAAGAGATGGAGCGTTATGGACTGATACTCCCAACTGACCTGACATTTATCAAGGAGATGATTAAACCTCTAAAGAGTGATGACGCTGAG TGGCTGCGTGAAGGTGAGAGACATGAGAATAAATCCTTTCTCTATGAAATTGTGTCAAACAAGCAAAATGGGATTGATGTGGACAAGTTCGACTACTTTGCCAG GGACTGCCACCACCTGGGCATCCGGAACAACTTTGACCATCAACGCTTCATCATGTTTGCCAGGGTGTGTGATGTGAATGGGCGGAAGCACATTTGCTCTAGAGACAAG GAAGTGGCAAACCTGTATGACATGTTCCACACAAGGAACTCTCTCCACAGAAGAGCCTACCAGCACAGAGTAACCAAGAGTGTAGAAATTAT GATCAAAGACGCCCTCTTGAAAGCAGATCATCACATCCTGACTAAAGGTTCAGGAGGGACAACGCTCTGTCTCTCCAAAGCTAAAACTGACATGGAAGCCTACACAAAGCTGACAG ATCAAGTGATTGAAAAAATACTCCACCCTTGTTCTTCTTCAAATGAacccactcctcctcctctggagGAAGCCAGGGAGATTCTTGAGAGGATCATGTCTCGAGACCTGTACCAGTTTGTGGGTGAAACCAAG CTCAAGAAAGAAGACCAAGAGGAAATAAAA aaGATGAAGGACAGCTTGGAAAATGAACTGGTTAAAGTCATTCGAAAGGACAACTTTGAAATTACT GTTGTCACTTTGGACTATGGGATGAAAAACAAGGACCCCATCAATACCACATATTTCTACACTAAGGCTAACCCTACTGAAGCATTCAAGATTCCCAGAGAACAG GTGTCCAAGCTTCTCCCAGTGTGCTTTGCTGAGAAGATCCTCAGAGTTTACTGTAAGAACTCAGCCAGTCTGAGAGATGCTAAGTTCTGCTTTCAAAGCTGGTGTCACGAAAATGACTTTGTAACTGAG GATCGAGACAGAGCAACTCCATGA
- the LOC116312536 gene encoding deoxynucleoside triphosphate triphosphohydrolase SAMHD1-like isoform X3 yields the protein MQRTPSQINTALPSSTLSSRSSSNIIPHQVFNDPIHGHIELPPLLVKIIDTPQFQRLRNIKQLGGGYFVFPGASHNRFEHSIGVGYLAGELAKALKVKQPELNISDRDVLCVQIAGLCHDLGHGPFSHLFDGMFNPEADPLTKDWKHEDASLQMFDHLVKANSLAQEMERYGLILPTDLTFIKEMIKPLKSDDAEWLREGERHENKSFLYEIVSNKQNGIDVDKFDYFARDCHHLGIRNNFDHQRFIMFARVCDVNGRKHICSRDKEVANLYDMFHTRNSLHRRAYQHRVTKSVEIMIKDALLKADHHILTKGSGGTTLCLSKAKTDMEAYTKLTDQVIEKILHPCSSSNEPTPPPLEEAREILERIMSRDLYQFVGETKLKKEDQEEIKKMKDSLENELVKVIRKDNFEITVVTLDYGMKNKDPINTTYFYTKANPTEAFKIPREQVSKLLPVCFAEKILRVY from the exons GTGTTTAATGATCCCATCCATGGCCACATCGAGTTACCTCCACTTCTTGTCAAGATCATAGACACCCCTCAGTTTCAGAGACTACGAAATATCAAGCAGCTTGGGGGcggttattttgtttttccaggaGCATCCCACAACCGCTTTGAACACTCTATTGG GGTGGGATACTTAGCAGGAGAGCTTGCTAAAGCCCTCAAGGTGAAGCAGCCAGAACTTAACATCAGTGATCGAGATGTCCTCTGTGTGCAAATTGCAGGTCTCTGCCATGACCTGG GACACGGGCCCTTCTCTCATCTGTTTGATGGTATGTTCAATCCTGAAGCGGACCCACTAACTAAAGACTGGAAG CATGAGGATGCCTCTTTACAGATGTTTGATCACCTGGTGAAAGCGAATAGTCTGGCACAAGAGATGGAGCGTTATGGACTGATACTCCCAACTGACCTGACATTTATCAAGGAGATGATTAAACCTCTAAAGAGTGATGACGCTGAG TGGCTGCGTGAAGGTGAGAGACATGAGAATAAATCCTTTCTCTATGAAATTGTGTCAAACAAGCAAAATGGGATTGATGTGGACAAGTTCGACTACTTTGCCAG GGACTGCCACCACCTGGGCATCCGGAACAACTTTGACCATCAACGCTTCATCATGTTTGCCAGGGTGTGTGATGTGAATGGGCGGAAGCACATTTGCTCTAGAGACAAG GAAGTGGCAAACCTGTATGACATGTTCCACACAAGGAACTCTCTCCACAGAAGAGCCTACCAGCACAGAGTAACCAAGAGTGTAGAAATTAT GATCAAAGACGCCCTCTTGAAAGCAGATCATCACATCCTGACTAAAGGTTCAGGAGGGACAACGCTCTGTCTCTCCAAAGCTAAAACTGACATGGAAGCCTACACAAAGCTGACAG ATCAAGTGATTGAAAAAATACTCCACCCTTGTTCTTCTTCAAATGAacccactcctcctcctctggagGAAGCCAGGGAGATTCTTGAGAGGATCATGTCTCGAGACCTGTACCAGTTTGTGGGTGAAACCAAG CTCAAGAAAGAAGACCAAGAGGAAATAAAA aaGATGAAGGACAGCTTGGAAAATGAACTGGTTAAAGTCATTCGAAAGGACAACTTTGAAATTACT GTTGTCACTTTGGACTATGGGATGAAAAACAAGGACCCCATCAATACCACATATTTCTACACTAAGGCTAACCCTACTGAAGCATTCAAGATTCCCAGAGAACAG GTGTCCAAGCTTCTCCCAGTGTGCTTTGCTGAGAAGATCCTCAGAGTTTACT GA
- the LOC116312536 gene encoding deoxynucleoside triphosphate triphosphohydrolase SAMHD1-like isoform X1 codes for MQRTPSQINTALPSSTLSSRSSSNIIPHQVFNDPIHGHIELPPLLVKIIDTPQFQRLRNIKQLGGGYFVFPGASHNRFEHSIGVGYLAGELAKALKVKQPELNISDRDVLCVQIAGLCHDLGHGPFSHLFDGMFNPEADPLTKDWKHEDASLQMFDHLVKANSLAQEMERYGLILPTDLTFIKEMIKPLKSDDAEWLREGERHENKSFLYEIVSNKQNGIDVDKFDYFARDCHHLGIRNNFDHQRFIMFARVCDVNGRKHICSRDKEVANLYDMFHTRNSLHRRAYQHRVTKSVEIMIKDALLKADHHILTKGSGGTTLCLSKAKTDMEAYTKLTDQVIEKILHPCSSSNEPTPPPLEEAREILERIMSRDLYQFVGETKLKKEDQEEIKKMKDSLENELVKVIRKDNFEITVVTLDYGMKNKDPINTTYFYTKANPTEAFKIPREQVSKLLPVCFAEKILRVYCKNSASLRDAKFCFQSWCHENDFVTEDRDRATP; via the exons GTGTTTAATGATCCCATCCATGGCCACATCGAGTTACCTCCACTTCTTGTCAAGATCATAGACACCCCTCAGTTTCAGAGACTACGAAATATCAAGCAGCTTGGGGGcggttattttgtttttccaggaGCATCCCACAACCGCTTTGAACACTCTATTGG GGTGGGATACTTAGCAGGAGAGCTTGCTAAAGCCCTCAAGGTGAAGCAGCCAGAACTTAACATCAGTGATCGAGATGTCCTCTGTGTGCAAATTGCAGGTCTCTGCCATGACCTGG GACACGGGCCCTTCTCTCATCTGTTTGATGGTATGTTCAATCCTGAAGCGGACCCACTAACTAAAGACTGGAAG CATGAGGATGCCTCTTTACAGATGTTTGATCACCTGGTGAAAGCGAATAGTCTGGCACAAGAGATGGAGCGTTATGGACTGATACTCCCAACTGACCTGACATTTATCAAGGAGATGATTAAACCTCTAAAGAGTGATGACGCTGAG TGGCTGCGTGAAGGTGAGAGACATGAGAATAAATCCTTTCTCTATGAAATTGTGTCAAACAAGCAAAATGGGATTGATGTGGACAAGTTCGACTACTTTGCCAG GGACTGCCACCACCTGGGCATCCGGAACAACTTTGACCATCAACGCTTCATCATGTTTGCCAGGGTGTGTGATGTGAATGGGCGGAAGCACATTTGCTCTAGAGACAAG GAAGTGGCAAACCTGTATGACATGTTCCACACAAGGAACTCTCTCCACAGAAGAGCCTACCAGCACAGAGTAACCAAGAGTGTAGAAATTAT GATCAAAGACGCCCTCTTGAAAGCAGATCATCACATCCTGACTAAAGGTTCAGGAGGGACAACGCTCTGTCTCTCCAAAGCTAAAACTGACATGGAAGCCTACACAAAGCTGACAG ATCAAGTGATTGAAAAAATACTCCACCCTTGTTCTTCTTCAAATGAacccactcctcctcctctggagGAAGCCAGGGAGATTCTTGAGAGGATCATGTCTCGAGACCTGTACCAGTTTGTGGGTGAAACCAAG CTCAAGAAAGAAGACCAAGAGGAAATAAAA aaGATGAAGGACAGCTTGGAAAATGAACTGGTTAAAGTCATTCGAAAGGACAACTTTGAAATTACT GTTGTCACTTTGGACTATGGGATGAAAAACAAGGACCCCATCAATACCACATATTTCTACACTAAGGCTAACCCTACTGAAGCATTCAAGATTCCCAGAGAACAG GTGTCCAAGCTTCTCCCAGTGTGCTTTGCTGAGAAGATCCTCAGAGTTTACTGTAAGAACTCAGCCAGTCTGAGAGATGCTAAGTTCTGCTTTCAAAGCTGGTGTCACGAAAATGACTTTGTAACTGAG GATCGAGACAGAGCAACTCCATGA